In the Salinirubrum litoreum genome, one interval contains:
- a CDS encoding amidohydrolase — MSQSHTDADYVEFRRDLHRHPEPAWREFYTTARIVDELETRDLDELYVGPEVLAEGSRMAVPDDDELDEWFEQAREAGAREDILDRLRGGYTGALAVLKKGDGPTVGLRVDIDGLPITESEDGSHAPAGGGFRSEHEGYMHACGHDAHATIGLGVLDAVADSDFEGTLKVFFQPGEELVAGGKPMAESGHLDDVDYLLAVHIGLDHPTGEVVAGVGGFLAVHHFLAEFSGQTSHAGGKPEEGRNTVQAMATAIQNLYAIPRHSDGATRVNAGLVGGGTATNIIPEQSFIEGEVRGETTELKEYMREHAERILHSAAEMHDCEVELTTEGVAPSAVSDQGIVDVVHAVSQRTPGVDSPIERDELGGSEDATYLMQRVQERGGQACYVGVGTDHPGGHHTPTFDVDEESLRIGIDVLADSVVELGKRRP, encoded by the coding sequence ATGAGTCAGAGTCACACCGACGCGGACTACGTCGAGTTCCGCCGAGACCTGCACCGCCACCCAGAACCCGCGTGGCGCGAGTTCTACACGACGGCCCGCATCGTCGACGAACTGGAGACCCGCGACCTCGACGAACTGTACGTCGGTCCCGAGGTGCTGGCCGAGGGGAGTCGGATGGCCGTCCCGGACGACGACGAACTCGACGAGTGGTTCGAGCAGGCCCGCGAGGCTGGCGCGCGCGAAGACATCCTCGACCGCCTCCGTGGCGGCTACACCGGCGCACTCGCGGTCCTGAAGAAGGGTGACGGTCCCACCGTCGGTCTGCGCGTGGACATCGACGGCCTGCCGATCACCGAGTCCGAGGACGGGAGCCACGCCCCGGCAGGCGGCGGCTTCCGGTCGGAACACGAGGGGTACATGCACGCCTGCGGCCACGACGCCCACGCGACCATCGGCCTCGGTGTCCTCGACGCCGTCGCCGACTCCGACTTCGAGGGGACGCTGAAGGTGTTCTTCCAACCCGGCGAGGAACTCGTCGCCGGCGGGAAGCCGATGGCCGAGTCCGGCCACCTCGACGACGTGGACTACCTCCTCGCGGTCCACATCGGTCTCGACCACCCGACCGGCGAGGTGGTCGCCGGGGTCGGTGGCTTCCTCGCGGTCCACCACTTCCTCGCGGAGTTCTCCGGGCAGACCTCTCACGCGGGCGGGAAACCCGAGGAGGGCCGCAACACGGTGCAGGCGATGGCGACCGCGATCCAGAACCTCTACGCCATCCCCCGTCACTCCGACGGCGCGACGCGGGTCAACGCCGGCCTCGTCGGCGGCGGGACCGCGACGAACATCATCCCCGAGCAGTCGTTCATCGAGGGGGAAGTGAGAGGCGAGACGACCGAACTGAAGGAGTACATGCGCGAACACGCCGAGCGCATTCTCCACTCGGCCGCCGAGATGCACGACTGCGAGGTCGAACTGACGACCGAGGGCGTCGCCCCCAGCGCGGTCAGCGATCAGGGTATCGTGGACGTCGTTCACGCGGTCTCACAGCGGACACCGGGTGTCGATTCGCCGATCGAGCGCGACGAACTGGGCGGGAGCGAGGACGCGACGTATCTGATGCAGCGAGTGCAGGAGCGCGGCGGACAGGCTTGCTACGTCGGCGTCGGCACCGACCACCCCGGCGGCCACCACACGCCGACCTTCGACGTGGACGAGGAGTCGCTTCGGATCGGCATCGACGTGCTGGCCGACTCCGTCGTCGAACTCGGGAAGCGCCGCCCGTAA
- the cofH gene encoding 7,8-didemethyl-8-hydroxy-5-deazariboflavin synthase subunit CofH, producing the protein MTDPSVADLDLDFEHTPTSDQSFENALGKARAGDRLTVADGVELLTTGTDSPGIDPIRKEQVLEAADRRRAEVVGDEVTFVANLNNNVTTACNTGCLFCNFKDTAHQFETDYDGEHAGFTKTPAESQAVVEDALDRGVYEVCSVSGLHPAFALNDEHHEILRTYDDPASEVNYRPPETYTTDPGTYVEQIEAMSVGGVHLHSMTPEEAYHARRGTDWSYERVYRELQAAGLDSAPGTAAEILVPEVREVICPGKIDSDEWEAAMEAAMSVGLDTTATIMYGHVDNEMHRAMHLKRVRDLQDRTGGITEFVPLSFIHQQTPLYEHGVVSGGASDAEDELMIAVSRLFLDNVDHIQSSWVKFGNAKGLKLLNCGADDFMGTILSEEITKRAGGQYGEFRSVADYAEMVSAIGRPLVERSTDYTERRRVELDVEADPESLGPRLGPRADGTPLLPATGTGVGDGAGESDEDRAHADD; encoded by the coding sequence ATGACCGACCCGTCGGTGGCCGACCTCGATCTGGACTTCGAGCACACGCCGACGTCGGACCAGTCGTTCGAGAACGCGCTGGGGAAGGCGCGGGCTGGCGACCGATTGACGGTCGCCGACGGTGTCGAACTGCTGACGACGGGCACCGACTCGCCGGGCATCGACCCGATCCGGAAAGAGCAGGTGCTGGAAGCCGCCGACCGCCGGCGTGCGGAGGTAGTCGGCGACGAGGTGACGTTCGTCGCCAACCTGAACAACAACGTCACGACCGCCTGCAACACCGGCTGTCTGTTCTGCAACTTCAAGGACACCGCCCACCAGTTCGAGACCGACTACGACGGTGAGCACGCGGGCTTCACGAAGACACCGGCCGAGTCGCAGGCCGTCGTCGAGGACGCACTGGATCGCGGGGTCTACGAAGTCTGCTCGGTGTCGGGGCTCCATCCCGCGTTCGCGTTGAACGACGAACACCACGAGATTCTGCGAACCTACGACGACCCGGCGAGCGAGGTGAACTACAGACCGCCCGAGACCTACACGACCGATCCCGGCACCTACGTCGAGCAGATCGAAGCGATGTCGGTCGGCGGCGTCCACCTCCACTCGATGACCCCCGAAGAGGCGTACCACGCCCGCAGAGGGACCGACTGGAGTTACGAGCGCGTCTACCGGGAACTGCAGGCCGCTGGCCTCGACTCGGCCCCCGGCACCGCCGCCGAGATTCTCGTCCCCGAAGTCAGGGAGGTGATCTGCCCCGGCAAGATCGACTCCGACGAGTGGGAGGCGGCGATGGAGGCAGCGATGTCCGTGGGGCTGGACACCACGGCGACGATCATGTACGGTCACGTGGACAACGAGATGCACCGCGCGATGCACCTGAAGCGCGTGCGGGACCTGCAGGACCGGACCGGCGGCATCACCGAGTTCGTCCCGCTCTCCTTTATCCACCAGCAGACGCCGCTGTACGAACACGGCGTCGTCTCGGGGGGTGCGTCGGACGCCGAAGACGAACTGATGATCGCGGTCTCGCGGCTGTTCTTGGACAACGTCGACCACATCCAGTCGTCGTGGGTGAAGTTCGGGAACGCGAAGGGGCTCAAACTGCTGAACTGCGGCGCGGACGACTTCATGGGCACCATCCTCTCCGAGGAGATCACGAAGCGTGCCGGTGGACAGTACGGCGAGTTCCGGTCGGTCGCGGACTACGCCGAGATGGTGTCTGCCATCGGCCGGCCGCTGGTGGAACGCTCGACCGACTACACCGAGCGCCGGCGCGTCGAACTGGATGTCGAGGCCGACCCGGAATCGCTCGGTCCACGACTCGGGCCGCGTGCCGACGGGACGCCACTGCTTCCTGCGACCGGCACTGGAGTCGGTGACGGGGCTGGCGAGTCGGACGAGGACCGGGCACACGCGGACGACTGA
- a CDS encoding metal-dependent hydrolase — MMATTHAAVGLLLATPVALVAPELAIPAAVGGLAGGLFPDLDLFVGTHRKTLHYPAYYWLLAVPAVAVAGLAPSALTVAGALFLLAAAVHSVSDVFGAGLETRPWEATSERAVYLHPQSRWLRPRRVIRYDGAPEDLATAAVLAVPGLLLFDSRIRLVVAVGLVVSAVYVAVRKRLPESVLEWLQ; from the coding sequence ATGATGGCGACGACCCACGCGGCGGTCGGACTGTTGCTCGCGACGCCGGTCGCGCTGGTCGCGCCGGAACTGGCGATTCCGGCGGCAGTCGGCGGGTTGGCGGGCGGGCTGTTTCCCGATCTGGACCTGTTCGTCGGGACGCACCGCAAGACGCTCCACTACCCGGCGTACTACTGGCTGCTCGCCGTCCCGGCGGTCGCGGTGGCGGGTCTCGCACCCTCGGCGCTGACGGTCGCGGGCGCGCTGTTCCTGCTGGCGGCGGCGGTCCACTCGGTCTCGGACGTGTTCGGCGCGGGGCTGGAGACCCGGCCGTGGGAGGCGACCTCGGAGCGGGCGGTCTACCTCCACCCCCAGTCGCGGTGGCTCCGGCCTCGGCGAGTGATTCGGTACGACGGCGCACCGGAGGACCTGGCCACGGCGGCGGTGCTCGCGGTGCCGGGCCTGCTGTTGTTCGACAGTCGGATTCGGCTCGTCGTGGCGGTCGGACTGGTCGTCTCGGCGGTGTACGTCGCGGTTCGGAAGCGACTGCCCGAGTCGGTGCTGGAGTGGCTCCAGTGA
- a CDS encoding ZIP family metal transporter produces MATDASFGAFVFVFLAGLVTALATGLGAIPFFLFDDISDRWNVALWGIASGIMVSASLFGLIGEGLANGTPVELGIGLLAGVVLVVVAHEVLEDYEVSPKKYAQADFKKLVLILGILTVHSFPEGVAVGVSFADLGLQSATGLAIFGTTVPLLAVFMTVAISIHNVPEGVAISIPLRSMGVSEWRMAWWAVFSSLPQPIGAVIAFAFVRYAREFLPYGFGFAAGAMIYLVLTEFIPEALDLGEGLPGRGYQELVAGLAVGIAVMVPLAFI; encoded by the coding sequence ATGGCCACCGACGCCTCCTTCGGCGCGTTCGTCTTCGTGTTTCTCGCCGGACTGGTCACCGCACTGGCGACCGGACTGGGGGCGATTCCGTTCTTTCTGTTCGACGACATCAGCGATCGGTGGAACGTCGCGCTGTGGGGTATCGCGTCGGGGATCATGGTCTCGGCGTCGCTGTTCGGGTTGATCGGCGAGGGTCTGGCGAACGGGACGCCGGTGGAGTTGGGTATCGGCTTGCTCGCGGGTGTCGTGCTGGTCGTCGTCGCCCACGAGGTGCTGGAGGACTACGAGGTCAGTCCGAAGAAGTACGCGCAGGCCGACTTCAAGAAACTCGTGTTGATCCTCGGGATTCTGACGGTCCACAGTTTCCCGGAGGGTGTCGCAGTCGGCGTCTCGTTCGCCGACCTCGGGTTGCAGTCGGCCACCGGACTCGCTATCTTCGGGACGACGGTCCCGTTGCTCGCGGTGTTCATGACGGTCGCCATCTCGATCCACAACGTCCCGGAGGGCGTGGCCATCTCGATTCCGCTTCGCTCGATGGGTGTCAGCGAGTGGCGGATGGCGTGGTGGGCGGTGTTCTCCTCGCTTCCCCAGCCGATCGGTGCGGTGATCGCGTTCGCGTTCGTCCGGTACGCACGGGAGTTCCTGCCCTACGGCTTCGGGTTCGCCGCCGGCGCGATGATCTACCTCGTCCTGACCGAGTTCATCCCGGAGGCGCTGGATCTGGGCGAGGGGTTGCCGGGGCGTGGCTATCAGGAACTGGTGGCCGGGTTGGCCGTCGGTATCGCGGTGATGGTCCCACTGGCGTTTATCTGA
- a CDS encoding DUF7405 family protein codes for MPFGGETSRRDVLKAAVAVGGAAALSACLEQADEPVPTGVSDPTTLPERQHAWNDYIRTDEHGNHMLPRHQVLWYLDLPHDGPPTADEQATLESALRTLDRAYERSHDGLLYSVAYSPSYFERFETALPEDLDLPQPRRLSDFETPEFDTQDVLVHFASDRPDALLEAEEAMRGERDTANATEVSATITDVLDVADRRTGFVGAGMPADRQDVAGVPEGDHVPEESPLFMGFVAGFVGNQATEDYVTLESGPFAGGTTKHVANIRQRLDDWYVEDTYDQRVDRMFSPIHRVENLVEGVGANLGDDNGLTPEIVENVRDHAEEFGVVGHAQKAARGNRDDDGNVRLLRRHFESTDDDVASLHFPTLQRGISAFEEVREAMNGTDLTDVPTIRQRVNNGILEYIFVRSRGNFLVPPRHLRSFPTPEGRTVGE; via the coding sequence ATGCCCTTCGGCGGCGAAACGTCCCGCAGAGACGTACTCAAAGCAGCGGTCGCGGTCGGCGGCGCGGCGGCACTCTCGGCGTGTCTCGAGCAGGCCGACGAACCGGTACCGACCGGCGTCTCCGACCCGACGACCCTCCCCGAGCGTCAGCACGCCTGGAACGACTACATCCGGACCGACGAACACGGGAACCACATGCTCCCGCGTCACCAGGTCCTCTGGTATCTCGACCTCCCGCACGACGGCCCGCCGACGGCCGACGAGCAGGCGACCCTCGAATCCGCACTCCGGACGCTGGACCGTGCCTACGAGCGCAGTCACGATGGCCTGCTCTACTCGGTCGCCTACTCGCCGTCGTACTTCGAGCGGTTCGAGACCGCCCTGCCCGAGGACCTCGACCTCCCACAGCCTCGTCGGCTCTCGGACTTCGAGACGCCGGAGTTCGACACGCAGGACGTACTGGTCCACTTCGCCAGCGACCGACCGGACGCCCTACTGGAGGCCGAGGAGGCGATGCGCGGGGAGCGTGACACCGCCAACGCGACCGAGGTGTCGGCGACCATCACCGACGTCCTCGACGTCGCGGATCGGCGCACGGGGTTCGTCGGCGCGGGGATGCCCGCCGACCGGCAGGACGTGGCCGGCGTCCCCGAGGGCGACCACGTTCCCGAGGAGTCGCCGCTGTTCATGGGCTTCGTCGCGGGCTTCGTCGGGAACCAGGCGACCGAGGACTACGTCACGCTGGAGTCCGGTCCCTTCGCCGGCGGGACGACGAAACACGTCGCGAACATCCGCCAGCGACTGGACGACTGGTACGTCGAGGACACCTACGATCAGCGCGTCGACCGGATGTTCAGCCCGATCCACAGGGTGGAGAACCTCGTCGAGGGTGTCGGCGCGAACCTCGGCGACGACAACGGCCTGACGCCGGAGATCGTCGAGAACGTCCGCGACCACGCCGAGGAGTTCGGCGTCGTCGGTCACGCACAGAAGGCCGCACGCGGGAACCGCGACGACGACGGGAACGTCCGCCTCCTGCGTCGACACTTCGAGTCGACCGACGACGACGTGGCGAGTCTCCACTTCCCGACGCTCCAGCGCGGTATCTCGGCGTTCGAGGAGGTCCGCGAGGCGATGAACGGGACCGACCTGACCGACGTGCCGACCATCCGCCAGCGCGTCAACAACGGGATCTTGGAGTACATCTTCGTCCGGAGTCGCGGGAACTTCCTCGTCCCGCCGCGCCACCTCCGGTCGTTCCCGACGCCCGAAGGACGCACCGTCGGGGAGTGA
- a CDS encoding MBL fold metallo-hydrolase, protein MTIRHDGLQVTWLGYATVRIETPTGFVAYLDPGRYGVLDDYYARDADLVCVTHDHHYDSDAIEQVADEDATLVVYESVDADRIDRDVVAPEELGFAVERVPDDAHLTVGEAEVWTVPAHNEADGPHTHDDGSPHHPPGFGCGFLLSLADRTVFWPGDSDALDGFRELEVSLFLANIGGSVVMDRHEAAGLAEALDPDLVLPIHYDTFDMLASDSGAFAADVAGRGVPVVLDERSANQ, encoded by the coding sequence ATGACCATCAGACACGACGGCTTGCAGGTGACGTGGCTCGGCTACGCCACGGTCCGCATCGAGACGCCGACCGGCTTCGTCGCGTACCTCGACCCCGGCCGGTACGGCGTACTCGACGACTACTACGCCCGTGACGCCGACCTCGTCTGCGTCACCCACGACCACCACTACGACTCCGACGCGATCGAGCAGGTGGCCGACGAGGACGCGACGCTCGTGGTCTACGAGAGTGTCGACGCCGACCGCATCGACCGCGACGTGGTGGCTCCCGAGGAACTCGGATTCGCAGTCGAGCGCGTCCCGGACGACGCGCACCTCACGGTCGGCGAGGCCGAAGTGTGGACCGTCCCGGCCCACAACGAAGCCGACGGGCCACACACCCACGACGACGGCAGTCCGCACCACCCGCCGGGGTTCGGCTGTGGCTTCCTGTTGTCGCTCGCGGACCGAACCGTCTTCTGGCCCGGCGACTCGGACGCACTCGACGGCTTCCGGGAACTGGAGGTCTCGTTGTTCCTCGCCAACATCGGCGGCTCGGTCGTGATGGACCGTCACGAGGCCGCCGGCCTCGCGGAGGCGCTTGACCCCGACCTCGTTCTCCCGATCCACTACGACACCTTCGACATGCTCGCCAGCGATTCGGGCGCGTTCGCGGCGGACGTGGCCGGACGCGGCGTGCCGGTCGTACTCGACGAGCGCTCGGCGAACCAGTAG
- a CDS encoding luciferase family protein — protein MSDEAIDRILRRVATWPGVTITEPGATPTGATLLPEQDGGASTVEPPVEGSLIRIDENVVAGVRADGLLDVPVDRRLRDQLLTEGRADRHPVAPSANRVSYRIGGPADVSGAMWLLRVVHLAHCCRTARLSPSVVSRRTRLLRLSPELARLVHEEERLVHEEERLVREEERPVRADGDAESGDATTSPGAADGRQSVPPRHFRD, from the coding sequence GTGAGCGACGAGGCAATCGACAGGATACTGCGACGGGTGGCGACGTGGCCCGGTGTCACGATAACGGAACCGGGAGCTACGCCGACGGGAGCGACCCTGCTACCGGAACAGGACGGCGGCGCGAGTACGGTCGAGCCACCGGTGGAAGGGAGTCTGATTCGGATCGACGAGAACGTGGTCGCCGGCGTCCGAGCCGACGGACTGCTCGACGTCCCGGTGGACCGGCGGCTCCGAGACCAACTCCTCACCGAGGGGAGAGCCGACAGACATCCGGTCGCACCGAGCGCGAATCGGGTGAGCTACCGGATCGGCGGCCCGGCAGACGTCTCCGGGGCGATGTGGCTCCTCCGGGTCGTCCACCTCGCACACTGTTGCCGGACTGCTCGTCTCTCGCCGTCGGTCGTGTCGAGACGCACGCGACTGCTCCGTCTCTCGCCGGAACTGGCGAGACTGGTCCACGAGGAGGAACGACTGGTCCACGAGGAGGAACGACTGGTTCGCGAGGAGGAACGCCCGGTCCGCGCCGACGGTGACGCCGAGAGCGGCGACGCGACTACCTCGCCGGGAGCGGCCGACGGTCGGCAGTCGGTGCCGCCACGCCACTTCCGGGACTGA
- a CDS encoding signal peptidase I: MTRAEANSTTSRLPSPTLGGVVNVLAVVVLIAVVAPFVVYSMPAVVGADHSFVVLSGSMEPEISPGDVVVVSEATQRQIERGDVITFMQRDAEVPTTHRVVEVNPREEGVAYTTKGDANEDPDPAPVRPEQVIGEVTYVIPLIGYVVRFANTQTGFLLLIGLPLGLLVVNEAWSILRAGNDGTGGGETTSDEGGVAAAPEAADAPTAPDATTTPAVTTAESVTGESGTADRTTAESTATDAGDESTEPTASTYTVTRSDLRLSMAILSVFAVYATWIALQETSGVTVTAAVGSGAGVVICGAIYYAAGGDAGSSSSTVAHRDGPDDDDGGAVTDTGPDDGGSAGTRVARSTADPGGEDGSSAADSAGDGSLPTVEPPVVRLPETPETPPATGGEKTAGHGAEATNGTGVADETAESVPASSDDADLSDESGDGGEER; encoded by the coding sequence GTGACACGAGCCGAGGCGAACAGCACGACGAGTCGACTGCCGTCGCCGACGCTCGGGGGAGTAGTGAACGTCCTCGCGGTCGTCGTGCTGATCGCGGTCGTCGCGCCGTTCGTCGTCTACTCGATGCCGGCGGTCGTGGGGGCGGACCACAGCTTCGTCGTGCTCTCGGGGAGCATGGAACCGGAGATCTCGCCGGGTGACGTGGTGGTCGTCAGCGAGGCGACGCAGAGACAGATCGAACGCGGAGACGTGATCACCTTCATGCAGCGCGACGCGGAGGTGCCGACGACCCACCGCGTCGTCGAGGTGAACCCGCGCGAGGAGGGGGTCGCGTACACGACGAAAGGCGACGCGAACGAGGACCCCGATCCAGCGCCCGTCCGCCCCGAACAGGTGATCGGCGAGGTGACCTACGTGATCCCGCTGATCGGCTACGTCGTCCGGTTCGCCAACACACAGACCGGGTTCCTCCTCCTGATCGGACTGCCGCTCGGACTGCTGGTCGTCAACGAGGCCTGGTCGATCCTTCGGGCGGGCAACGACGGGACCGGTGGCGGCGAGACGACCAGTGACGAGGGAGGTGTCGCGGCCGCACCTGAAGCGGCCGACGCACCGACCGCGCCGGATGCGACGACCACGCCGGCCGTGACGACTGCGGAGTCGGTCACCGGCGAGTCGGGGACTGCAGATCGGACGACCGCAGAGTCGACGGCGACAGACGCGGGCGACGAGTCGACAGAACCGACGGCGTCGACCTACACCGTCACGCGCTCGGACCTCCGACTCTCGATGGCGATCCTGTCAGTCTTCGCGGTGTACGCGACGTGGATCGCTCTGCAGGAGACGTCCGGCGTGACGGTGACGGCCGCAGTCGGGTCGGGTGCCGGGGTCGTGATCTGCGGTGCGATCTACTACGCGGCCGGCGGAGACGCCGGGAGTTCGTCGTCGACCGTGGCCCACCGCGACGGCCCCGACGATGACGATGGTGGAGCCGTGACCGACACGGGACCGGACGACGGCGGCTCTGCAGGTACGCGAGTCGCCCGGTCGACGGCGGATCCGGGCGGCGAAGACGGATCGTCGGCAGCGGACAGTGCCGGCGACGGGTCCCTACCGACTGTCGAACCACCGGTCGTCAGGTTGCCCGAGACGCCCGAGACCCCGCCAGCGACCGGCGGGGAGAAGACGGCGGGCCACGGGGCCGAAGCGACGAACGGGACCGGTGTGGCAGACGAGACAGCCGAGTCGGTTCCGGCGTCGAGTGACGACGCGGACCTCTCGGACGAGTCGGGAGACGGAGGTGAGGAACGGTGA
- a CDS encoding SipW-dependent-type signal peptide-containing protein, giving the protein MTDDGLRLTRRKVLGSLGAVGIGSVGAGLGTTAFFSDEESFQNNSLVAGELDMMVAFQEHYSDWSDDENDDLTDSSLNGPLETTEDDSDSDIDGDGVDDWEVVMTEGEPSLVPEDYVGFPVPMEPLIAVPEECVDDFMANTSIDAYPDSDDDGIQDTIHSRNTLSSHYGYSGQQLEDAFRKQFANLSDGENLKNRTRDYRGKPLVQMQDVKPGDMGEVTFGMHTFNNPGHVWMTGQLVQAGEHGHTEPEADDADEHGSADELTTNVQTAQVELLDEIQVAIWHDDGDNVLSGENYGGDAEQLVATHDTADSGIMASQEEALVHRGTLRETLSVLETGGLLLDADPTTEGHDCFPNSTTRYCAMAWWLPADHANEIQTDSVAFDMGFYTEQCRHNTGVGDVRRVSLGSDEAEQFGFASASGDGAVGSGYWTDDDDQTNSDEPDPGNYEQFYIGTFYFDFAPLPPFTVGEIESVRYRTRRDSGVPLGKEFFAEIWTTVDSDPNPDAGYYGKLLQALPEDSFDTDAPADEWVTWRTESGSNQLTWYDTARDYGTSDGNPPPYYGQDTGATLSDIQSTGSFQWSDYVSDAETTEINYRDMQVKTMRFAVGSDWYQDHSGDIDGIEIRLESGDGVIYDLEP; this is encoded by the coding sequence ATGACAGACGATGGTCTCCGCTTGACGCGACGCAAAGTCCTCGGAAGCCTCGGAGCCGTGGGTATCGGGTCGGTCGGTGCCGGCCTCGGCACGACGGCGTTCTTCAGCGACGAGGAGTCCTTCCAGAACAACAGCCTCGTCGCGGGCGAGTTGGACATGATGGTGGCCTTCCAGGAACACTACTCCGACTGGTCGGACGACGAGAACGACGACCTGACGGACAGTTCACTGAATGGTCCACTTGAGACAACAGAAGACGACAGCGATAGCGATATCGACGGCGACGGTGTCGACGATTGGGAGGTGGTGATGACAGAGGGGGAGCCCTCTCTTGTCCCGGAAGATTACGTCGGCTTCCCAGTCCCTATGGAGCCACTAATCGCGGTACCCGAGGAATGTGTCGACGACTTCATGGCGAACACATCCATCGATGCATACCCCGACTCGGACGATGATGGGATTCAGGACACTATCCACTCCCGCAACACGTTATCGTCTCACTACGGTTACTCAGGCCAGCAATTGGAAGACGCTTTTCGGAAACAGTTCGCTAATCTCTCAGACGGTGAGAATTTGAAGAACCGTACTAGAGACTATCGAGGCAAACCACTCGTCCAGATGCAAGATGTGAAGCCAGGGGATATGGGTGAAGTAACGTTTGGAATGCACACGTTCAACAATCCCGGTCACGTCTGGATGACGGGCCAGTTAGTACAGGCCGGCGAACACGGCCACACCGAACCAGAGGCCGACGACGCAGACGAACACGGGTCTGCGGACGAACTCACCACGAACGTCCAGACCGCACAGGTCGAACTACTAGACGAGATACAGGTCGCCATCTGGCACGACGACGGCGACAATGTGCTTTCTGGAGAAAACTACGGAGGAGACGCTGAACAACTCGTTGCAACTCATGACACTGCCGACAGTGGAATCATGGCCTCTCAAGAAGAGGCGCTCGTCCACCGCGGAACACTCAGGGAGACACTCTCCGTTCTCGAGACCGGTGGACTCTTGCTCGACGCCGACCCGACCACAGAAGGTCACGACTGCTTCCCGAACTCCACCACGCGCTACTGCGCGATGGCGTGGTGGCTCCCGGCCGACCACGCGAACGAGATCCAGACCGACTCGGTCGCGTTCGATATGGGATTCTACACCGAGCAGTGTCGGCACAACACGGGCGTGGGCGACGTTCGCCGAGTCTCCCTCGGAAGCGACGAGGCGGAGCAGTTCGGCTTCGCGTCGGCGAGCGGCGACGGTGCCGTCGGATCTGGCTACTGGACCGACGACGACGACCAGACGAACTCCGACGAACCAGACCCAGGGAACTACGAACAGTTCTACATCGGGACGTTCTACTTCGACTTCGCTCCGCTCCCGCCGTTCACGGTCGGTGAGATCGAGTCGGTCCGGTACCGGACGCGCCGGGACAGCGGCGTGCCGCTCGGCAAGGAGTTCTTCGCGGAGATCTGGACCACCGTCGACAGCGACCCAAACCCGGACGCGGGGTACTACGGAAAGCTCCTACAGGCACTCCCCGAAGACTCGTTCGACACAGACGCGCCGGCAGACGAGTGGGTGACGTGGCGGACGGAGAGTGGGTCAAACCAGCTGACGTGGTACGACACTGCACGTGACTACGGCACGAGCGACGGGAACCCGCCGCCCTACTACGGCCAGGACACCGGCGCGACACTGTCGGACATCCAGTCGACGGGCTCGTTCCAGTGGTCGGACTACGTGTCGGACGCGGAGACGACCGAAATCAACTACCGCGACATGCAGGTGAAGACGATGCGGTTCGCCGTTGGCAGTGACTGGTACCAAGACCACAGCGGCGACATCGACGGCATTGAGATTCGACTCGAATCCGGAGACGGCGTCATCTACGATCTCGAGCCATGA